AatttagccgactggctaacactggtgcatttacagaaatgttgatttaatgtgcattgtcctaatcaaataaacttacaaCAAAGTGGTGTTGAATTTGCATATGTATGCAGACTACAGTTTGTTTACAGTAATTGCTAATGTAACTCTAATCTAATCAAGGTTTATATCCACATCCCATGTCAATCCACTTATTTGTGTGTGCTCcagaaaatgaacaaaaagaaTGGCGTGGTGTCACTTCTATCCCTGAGCAGAACAGATGTGATAGATGGGCTTATCTGTGGGAATGGTGCGAAACTGTTGATTTGATTGGATCGTAACTGAGGTGGGAGCTTAGTTTTATAGCAGTTAAGTATAAACccataaaatgtgtttagaaTTAGTCATTACGTTAATAGGAAACTGCATTGCTCTACTGCACATGGATTTGGTTGTCTTCTGATCTAAATAACATACTGTGACAAAGGGCGCACCAGTAGCCTCCAGTGCAGTTTTCTAATTAATGAGTTTCTGCTAAACAAACTAAACAGTGAGTGTAGCAGATGGACAAACGGGCAGATGTTACCAACAGAGTTTACAACCTGAGCTTTCCATCAGGCCCCATCTGTTGCTCCTGCGACTGGTACCTCCTTCTACCCTCCTCCAATGCTTCTGCTCATCAGCATCTATCACCAAACCCTCTCCCCTGATGCTCCATATACACTACACAGCCCTGAATGAATGACATCAGCATTTGCCCTCTCGCCTGACCTGGTTTAACCCTTAATTAACAGCGCTTACAGGAATGGCTAATCACATCGGCGTAAgaacttcaacttttttttagttttgctgGCTTCTTTCACTCTGAACACTACTGAGAATACACAAATCAGGATAACGGATTATAAAGGCTGACATGTTTACAGGCCAAATGATAGAAGTCTAGACTGCACAGTGATCCTGAATCAAAGCCATGTGAATGTGTCTAGATCATGCTGAATTTACTGACAGATTACCAGAGCTAAAGGGACTCTCAAAGTTGCACTGTTCCTTGCATTATAATTAGGAATCCCCTTTTCAgtttctcctctccctcctccacctctGTTCTCCCACGTCTATGGCAGTAGGGCATGCTGGCTGCTTGCTCTCGCAGACACCATGGCCCTCCTACCTTGGCTGTGTTTTGTGCCCTGTTCGAAAAGGACCTCCATCTGTCCCTACACTCAGCCCATTGTGGTGTCCCAAAGCCCAGCAACTTCCACAATGCAGGGGGCGTGcaggagagggggggaggggggttacaGGGTAAACACGACAGCATCCAGATCCCATTAGAAGCTCTTTAACTCCTACACCCTAATACTCTCAGAACTCTGGGAGGAGAGGGACCACCCCTTATTCTCATGCACAATGTCACCTTTACACCCACTCCCATAGGTAATGAGTCCACGAGCTGCCTTCTTTCCTCCCCTCCCATGtacatcttttttctttttctcttgcaTCGGTATAATAAGCTGTCACGTTACATCATTGTGTTAAGCATCCTTTAGCTGACCATAATAACATAATTATTTGATGTTTATAACTTCCCCTAATTTTTTTACGGGGGTAACagcagtgtttttatttaaagaccTGTTGATTTAGAGAACCGTTATTGGATATTAAGTTGGAATTAATTCTATTCCTGTCTCACTGGAGTTCAGTTTAGTGTAATGTGGTCCTCTAATAGATGGAACCAAGTTCAGGATACCTTTATTAaagtttttattaatttctatTTAATTGCTTCCACCATGGTGACCGTGACCAACCCAATCCCTACATCTTATTACGCCAGCCTTgccatgttttattgttttcttctGTCTTTTCCCACATCTTTCTCCATCCATCTCCTGAGTCTTTCTTCTACCAGCTGCTCCTCTAAGTCTAGGGCGTCTCTGTTTTGGGGTGCTCCACCTCTCAACCTGGGCACTCGTATCCCTATGCTCCCAGcagaggcgtgtgtgtgtgtgtgtgtgtgtgtgtgtgtgttcatgtgctcATGTGCTCATGTGCACTGTGGCCCAAGAGGAGGGGGGATCACTGTGTCCGCCCCAGCTTAAAGGCAGAGGGATTACCGGCACACAGACACTGATTAAAGCCTTCCAGCCTCCTATGGCCCCATTAATACAATCTTAATCACAATGCTTTATCCCTCCTATCTAGCTCCTATGGATCAGGACCTTTTCATTTTAGTGGGAGGCACTCTTGTTTGGCCAGTGGATTAAGTGTGctgcacacagaaacaaaaatatAAGCACGAGACGGAACACGACCAAGCTTCAATCTGCACTACAAAAATGTATCtctgatttagttttttttcttttttgtgatgCCAACCTCCTGCCAAAATGAATTAACGTCATCATTTTATGTTGCCATTAGGGTTCATATTGTTGGCATTGTctgtataatgtatataaagataaaaaaaaactacaaaagttTAGGACTTGAGTTGGAGTGCTGCACCATTAATTCTCTGTGGGCAGATATCTGACATGACCTCACTCTCCCAAGGGATTGAACCACAGGTCGCTCTATGTTGCCTGCCGTCTTGGCCAAGATGGCAAGACAGAGCATGTGTTCCCTTTCCATTAAAAGGCCCTCATGTCCTTATCATAGATGAGAGGCACTTGGTATACATAATCTGTGTTTGAGGCCTGTACTTAAAGTCAGGATTTTTGTGTTGCACTTTTTCAAGTGTTTTACACAATACATtcctttttatcattttaacaTGATACATGTTCTTCTTTGAACAGGTGAAGTACACGTTTATTACAAATTATTAACCCTAAACTATTTTAATCTTATAAAATGCATATATTTCTATGTCTTCCTAAATTGTTCCATGTCAAACACTCTCTCCACTGCCATGCCCCAATCTCCAGAGACTGTCCTGCATCTCTGTTTTGTAATCTTGTATCCAGAGTTAATTTACGTGGATTATTTCTAAATCCACCCACTCATGTATTTGGACTCAGGAGGATAATCCAAGCGCTGCCCCCCACCGTTTTTACCATAGCAAAACAGCAAAGGCACAAAGAGGGTGTACGCCAGCTAACTCTGCCAGTACTTTCTCACAGGCCaagtgtctgcctgtgtgtaaAGCTATGTGTCATATACCAAGGCTGACACACAGGAGCAGAGAGGACAAACTTGTGAATAGGGGGCAAGGACCTTGGTCACCTCTTCTgcccttttcttctctttcctcttctccttttttttccctcaacaCACAAAttcccatttctctctctctcatgctctcactctcttctctctctctttccccccaAATTGGCCCAGCTGTCCATCAGCCCCCCGCAGTTCCCCCAGCTGTCTGCCCGCCCCAAACGAGAAGCCCCACAACAATACAGGTCACAGGTCAAGAGAAAGAACAGGCTGCGTTCACAATGGACCAGTGGCGCCCAGTAAAACAAACGTTCCCTTTTTCTCTTCCAGCCTTTCTCCACTGTTGCCACGACTGGAAAAGACAACCCTTTGGAGAGGTAGCTGAAGAGGGGGCGAAAGTGCTCTTGGCAAACAGCCTCTGAGGCACCTTCCCCTTCTGACAATTGCTTGAAGAACCACAATAATAGACACACTCGAACACACCTCTTGCTCTCACCTCTTCATCTCACACTCTGCCACCccgttctttgttttttttttcaagtgcaATCATTAAAGTCAAAACTGGCTTTTGTCGTTAGTTGAGTAATATAAATGTGCTGTGCACCTTGCCAGTTTGAGCTGATCTGGAAATCAGCATCagaatactgtatattttattgCAGGTTTATTTCCTCAAACTTAAAGGTGTTATATGTACTATTGGTTAAGGTTGCATTATTTTCTAAATATTGAAAGAAAAAGTCTGACTTTTAGATTTATAACATCCGTATTCATATGCTGTGTCTCTGAACAGAAATCTGGTGCTTTTCTGTCTGAGTTAATGTGGATGAATTCTTTGAAAATGAGCTCTTGTCCTACAGTGTTTGGCATGAGCTAGATGCGAAAATGGGACATGTGGGAGAGAGAACGAACGAAAAGCCTCTGACACATTCACCTGCTCCCCAGAGCTGTTTTCCCATGGCCCACAAAAGCCTCCCGCCTGACCTGATAGAAACCCCATAGCAAGccacatgacacacacatacacacacacacacacacacacacacacacacacacacacacacacacatacacacacacacacatgcatacatccTGTAACATGATCTCTATTGCCACAAAAATGTCCTTTATTATAGCacctttgtctttatttttgatATAAGTTTGTCCATGTTCGTTGGAAAATGAAACTCAGCCACTTAAAATTTGAATGATGATTGATGTTTCGTGTAAATTCACCTGAAACTGACCGTGTGCAAAGGGAACTTTTCAAAAGGTATGAGCTGGCATTAATGATTacaataatttgaaaaaaaattggaaCGTATTTACTTAATTTGagtttgagaaaataatcaaaattaCTCTTCTGACTTGTGGTGCCTTAAGTAGGGTTTGGGGACAGGCAAGTATTTCACAATGCAATGGTAAAATGTATTAAGAATTATATTATGATGGAAGCCTCACTACATTATAAATAATCAACTGGTATCCACTTGAATTGATGTATTGGAGCTGCATATATGTACCCTCAGCTTTATTGGGAGAGATTGTATGAACTTTCTGTTGAACTAATATTCAACTACAGAATGACGGCATAACGGAAGAAAACACATGGCAAATATTGTTACTATGGAAATAGCATATAATATAAGAATATTTATTCAATTAAGTGCGAAACAGCAAAATATTTACAACAGTACAGTATAACAAATTGTGACACCAAATAAACTAATACCTGAAAggcttcaaataaataaattaaatacagTACAGCTGCTAGTGACTGACAACAAAACCAAGAAGACAGTGAAACAAAAATTGtgctgagaaaaaaataaaaagataagacatttaaaaataaatattaaatacagatataaataaatgtattgctTTTTCTTACGGCCAGGGAGACATTGGCTTTAGGCCTCAGTGCACAATTTAGGTTAAGACTGGATGACTTTTTGTTCTATTTCTTTTCATATGCTAAAAAAGTTATGTTCTTGTCCACCTTTGTAATGCTTTAGTGTGAATATCCGATTTGGTAAAATCTTTAGTCACTCCGTAACAACTGAAATAAGAAGAATCCAAATAACATAAtcataacaaaaaataataaataaaataataaaaggttaTGGGTGCGTGTTTGTATCAGGTAGATTGAGTTGAGATTGTGAGTCTCTCTCTGCATTCAGTGCTCTCCCAGAGTACAAGACAACATAATGCAGACAATTTATCTATACAGTCGGTACCACAGCCATCATTTTTACAGCAGTTCATTCAAGAGCAGTGCTTATGGCCTGGCCAGCAGTCAATCACTGGTCCTCTCAACTGTTCATGGTCACATGCTGCTCATCTGAGAGGCGAGCAGGTGAGAGGGAGTGAAGGAGTCAAAGGCCACATCCAGAGGCAGCTCATAGCGTGAAGCTTGAAAAAGTGGGTGGCCCTGAGGGCCCCCTGGTAGGCCGCCAGTCGTGGGAGTGGGGTAATGGTGAGACGAAAGGTAGTGGGCATGGTGGCCAGGGTGGGGTGTGTAGCTCTCTGTCTCACGGGGAGAGGGCTCCTGCTTCAGGGCATAGCTGCCACTGATGCTCAGGGGGGGAGTGAGGGGCCCTTCGTATGGGGGGGTGCCGCTGCTGCACTCGTTAGGGGAGGGGTTGTCATATACAGGCCCCTTGAATCCCTTCATATGGAGGAGGTGGGAAGCCTCCAGGGAGCCATAGGGGGGGCTGGGAAGGCCTGGAGATGGATAGCTGAGGGGATGGCCAGCCTGACCCCCCACACCACCCACCCTCGGGCCTCCACACTTGTCGTCCGGCTTGTTGAGCATTATTGGACTGGGTCCCAGCTGCAAGCAGCCGGCCACAAGGTTACTGGTGGGCTGAGACAGACCTTTACACATCATCTCCACAAAGCCATGGCTCTCAGGGGACTGGCCACTCTCAAGCGACTCCGACAGAGCCCAGATGTAGTTGCGTGCCAGCCGTAGAGTCTCAATCTTTGACAGCTTCTGTGTCTTGGAGTAGCAGGGCATCACTCTGCGCAGACTTTCCAGGGCGTCATTAAGCCCATGCATACGTGAACGTTCTCTGGCGTTGGCTTTGACTCGCCGGGCACGAAACCTCTCCTGTCTTGCTTTggtcatcttcttcttcttaggGCCTCTTCTTTTGGGAGACTGTTCTCCATTTGGTCCAATCTCCCCATCATTATCgtcatcatcctcctcctcttcttcctccataTCCTCACTGCCCAGTTCTGTGCAAGAGTGGATTTGGCTGCCTACTGTGAGGCCATGACTTTCCTCTCCATCCTGAGAGCTGCCGTCCTCCTCCTCTAGCCAGCCAAGGGAGCTCACCAGCTCACTCACATCCCCGCTCTTTCCAAATGGTTTGGTCATCATTTTGATCTGAGGAAACAGCACAAAAATCAGTTACCCAACTGATGCATTCTTAAGTGTTAATCTGTAAATGTATGATGCTTCTCCCTAAAATGTATATGTAATTATACAATTTTGTATTGATTGATTATGGACAGGAACAGGTAGCCTGGGAACTCCTGACCCTTGAAATACAGAATGAGTTCTCTCATTTCAGCACTGCAGTGTGGACAGCTCACTCCTCTAACTCAAGAGCTGGTGGTTCTAACAataccaaagaagaagaagaaaccctGCGATTATTTAAAATGCATTATAGTGTGGTATTTTGATATTAAGGAATAGATGGCTGTTTTTAGAATTAATGGTCCCCTGCTGTTATGCTGTTGCTATACAGAGACGCTGTCAATCTAGGACACGATGGGATTTACTCAGCATATAAAGCTCAAAGATTAAATAGGCAACATACAACTCCGCACACATGGGGACAAGCCGCCCACATCTCTACATTTTAGACATCTTGCAAAATAAAGCCCTGACGCTATAAGGAATTAATGCATTAGATTAAAAGTGACCTCGGACAGAGAATTTACTATTGTTTtgatagaagaaaaaaactatCCTAGTTAGTTATTGTGCACTAGTGCGTAAAAGTGggatacattactgtaatttatGAATTTAGAACTTGACACGCAATTGTCTGGACTATATGCTACTGAACATAATTAGGCCTACATGAACACTGCAACACATATTTCGGCTGATTGaaatcacaatacattttgtaaaTTCCTTTAGTGGATCTTTTGCCCCCTGGAAGCAACAGAAATGCATGTGCTGAATTTAGTAGCCCAAATTTGTTTCCCAAATAAGCtctattttgtatctttttctttttactggaCTGATAATTGTAAACTCACCTGTTTGGATTTACTGCTCGCTCTTcgtaaaataacagaaagatcaggttaataataataatttaaaaaaaatgcaactgaGTGATTTTTATTCCAGAGTCGCTGCGTTTCTCTCTTCGCACATCCGCCAGTGTCCCAAACTCTTCTGCTTCTTCAGATAACCATGAGTGCGCGTGGAACTTTCATCTCTAAATGGCAAGACCGGGctgatttctttgcctttaGCCGGGTAAGCCCCTCCCTCAGGCGCCCCACCCACCTTCAATTTATCCAAACGCGCGTGGCGGGCTCGTGGCCAGAAGTTCCACCCAGTAAATGAATGagtgagggacagacagagagagagagagagcgcgcgCCCGAGTGTTTGGGACAGTGCAGAAAATGCGcaaacattagaaaaaaaactttgataatAATATGGCCATCATAAATGATGTTGGGAACACAGTAGCCTATCTGATGGTATATTGGAGCTTACAGTACAGATgcatatatatatctatacacATCCATGGGACTTGGGCAGTTTTTCATCATTGTTTTCCCCGCACCACACAAACGCCAACTTGCTTAATAATCTGCCAAAATATTTAGGCTAGACACCTGCATATTCTTCACCATCGTTCTGAGATCTCCTCACCCTACAGTATTTTCCTCTTCTTTACAATTTTGTAACAAGATATTGTGTAACCTGGTTAGGAATTGTAGTTGTGTCACTGCACAAGTTTGTTATCTAACAGCAGAAATAATGGCCAGTGGGATATTTCTGTCCTTCCATTACGTGTCATTTTTTCGTAAACCCATcatcatctttttttgtttttaactcgTAATCTGAGGGGTCACAGATTTCTGTGTCAGGCTAACGCCTGTTCCAATCGGGATCGGCCAGATCCGGCAGAAATGAAGTCCTGCATAGTGATATGTTCCTCATAAAAGCGAGATTATACATCTCTACACTTGGAAATGTGGGActcgccaaaaaaaaaatattctgtttAAATTCCATGCGTTAACCATCCTAATCGATTGTTGATCTCTTCATTACTCGGTTGGATTAGGAATGTTCCACTTAATTAAACACAGTGTAGGCCTGGTCTTCGCCGAGTAAAGAGACGCTCCTCCATGTGTGCGTATTTAAGTGATGTTGACAGCTAAGTGTGCAGGGAGCAGGTGTGTGCGTTGTTCACCCAGTGATTCAATTGTTTTCTTCCATTTTTAGCGTCATATTCTGCCCCCAAGGGCTATCTGATTATTGAATCGATTGGTGCAATGATGAACAGACAGGTACTTTGTGGTAGGCTTATCACCTGACCCAGGCAGGGGGATTGTAAACGTACAATAAGAAGCTACTATCAATAATAGATACATTGTCAAGACAGAATTCATTTTGagtttgtagtttgtttattCATTATgcctatttgttgttgtttttaaaattaaacacatTGACAATTAAtagacttttttattacttttatatttgacttttcaacgCAATCTGTGCAGGCCTTCAGACGACTATAAGACCTTTATTGTTTATACGCTAATCGTACCTCAATATTGAGCATTTCCCCCAGTTTTAACTACAAATACCACGGCATAATAAACGCCCGCCTGTCCTCGTGCGTGGCGAGCCGCAGCGCAGTGGGGGTCTTTTGTCATCACTGGCCATTGACAGCCGGGGTCTCGCGAGCCGCACGTGCCCCCGCATTGATCCCATTGTGCGCGCGATTGCGCACAGCTGTGCGACTTtcagactgagagaaactgaaCTTTGCCAACTGCACTGAGGGTTCTCCGTGTTTCTGAGTGTGCGATGCATTCTAAGAAATAAAATATGCTCACGTGGATAATCTGCAACATCGCGTTAAAACAGGCACTTATCCAACGATTTATTGAACAGACCCTAACAGATGGCTGGATATAGGAAGCGTTGGGGGTGGGGGCATCTGTTGCTTGGATGCTCACGCGTCACCGCTTGCCCAAGATGATGTCTCGTGCTGAAACAGCATTTATCTAACGGCCCTAATCCTGGTCAGTGCACTGGCCAATAAGGCACATGGACAGAGATAgagaagaggtgtgtgtgtgtgtgtgtgtgtgtgtgtgtgtgtgtgtgtgtgtgtgtgtgtgtgtgtgtgtgtgtgtgtttgtgtgtgcgcgcgtgcgtgcgtgttgcCCCATGCGATGT
This genomic interval from Perca fluviatilis chromosome 5, GENO_Pfluv_1.0, whole genome shotgun sequence contains the following:
- the neurod4 gene encoding neurogenic differentiation factor 4 is translated as MMTKPFGKSGDVSELVSSLGWLEEEDGSSQDGEESHGLTVGSQIHSCTELGSEDMEEEEEEDDDDNDGEIGPNGEQSPKRRGPKKKKMTKARQERFRARRVKANARERSRMHGLNDALESLRRVMPCYSKTQKLSKIETLRLARNYIWALSESLESGQSPESHGFVEMMCKGLSQPTSNLVAGCLQLGPSPIMLNKPDDKCGGPRVGGVGGQAGHPLSYPSPGLPSPPYGSLEASHLLHMKGFKGPVYDNPSPNECSSGTPPYEGPLTPPLSISGSYALKQEPSPRETESYTPHPGHHAHYLSSHHYPTPTTGGLPGGPQGHPLFQASRYELPLDVAFDSFTPSHLLASQMSSM